Proteins from a genomic interval of Lelliottia amnigena:
- a CDS encoding maltose regulon periplasmic protein has protein sequence MKMKKNLVALCLSAGLLASAPAITLANVNFVPQNTTTAPAIPAAALQQLVWTPVDQSKTQTTQLSTGGQTLNVPGISGPVAAYSVPANIGELTLTLSSEVNKQTSVFAPNVLILDQNLTPSAFFPSEYFTYQEPGVMSADRLGGVMRLTPALGQQKIYVLVFTTDKDLQQTTTLLDPAKAYAKGIGNAVPDIPDPIARHTTDGVVKLKVSTNSASSVLVGPLFGSSSTGPVTVGNTAAPAPAYAAPAPAVAAPAPAPVKKSAPVLNDTETYFNKAIKQAVDSGDVDKALKLLDEAERLGSTTARSTFISSVKGKG, from the coding sequence ATGAAAATGAAGAAAAATCTTGTAGCCCTTTGCTTGTCAGCGGGGTTATTGGCCAGTGCGCCGGCCATCACACTCGCAAATGTGAATTTCGTTCCACAGAATACGACGACGGCTCCGGCTATTCCTGCGGCAGCATTGCAGCAACTTGTCTGGACGCCAGTCGATCAATCTAAAACGCAAACGACTCAGCTTTCGACCGGCGGTCAAACTCTGAATGTCCCAGGTATCAGCGGCCCTGTAGCGGCCTACAGCGTGCCTGCAAATATTGGTGAGCTGACCCTGACACTCTCCAGTGAAGTGAACAAACAAACCAGCGTCTTCGCACCGAATGTGTTGATTCTCGATCAGAATCTGACGCCATCTGCCTTCTTCCCAAGCGAATACTTTACCTATCAAGAACCCGGTGTGATGAGCGCCGACCGTCTTGGCGGTGTGATGCGCCTTACGCCAGCGTTGGGCCAGCAGAAGATCTATGTGCTGGTCTTCACGACTGACAAAGATCTCCAGCAGACAACAACGCTGCTGGATCCAGCCAAAGCCTATGCCAAAGGTATCGGTAACGCTGTACCGGATATCCCAGATCCTATTGCTCGTCATACCACTGACGGCGTCGTGAAATTGAAAGTGTCTACCAACAGTGCCTCAAGCGTTCTGGTCGGCCCGCTCTTTGGTTCTTCATCTACCGGGCCTGTTACTGTTGGCAATACCGCAGCGCCTGCACCAGCTTATGCGGCTCCTGCTCCAGCCGTCGCTGCTCCGGCACCCGCGCCGGTGAAAAAATCCGCACCGGTACTGAACGATACCGAAACGTACTTCAACAAAGCCATCAAACAGGCCGTTGACAGCGGCGATGTCGACAAAGCGCTGAAGCTGCTTGATGAAGCTGAGCGTTTAGGTTCAACCACTGCCCGTTCCACCTTTATCAGCAGTGTAAAAGGCAAGGGGTGA
- the plsB_2 gene encoding glycerol-3-phosphate acyltransferase, whose product MSGWPRIYYKLLNLPLSVLVKSKSIPAEPALELGLDTSRPIMYVLPYNSKADLLTLRAQCLAHDLPDPLEPLEIDGTLLPRYVFIHGGPRVFTYYTPKEESIKLFHDYLDLHRSNPDLDVQMVPVSIMFGRRPGRQKGDENPPLRMLNGVQKFFAVSWLGRDSFVRFSPSVSLRRMADEHGTDKIIAQKLARVARMHFARQRLAAVGPRLPARQDLFNKLLASKAIARAVEDEARSKKISHEKAQQNAIALMEEIAANFSYEMIRLSDRILSFTWNRLYQGINVHNAERVRQLAHDGHEIVYVPCHRSHMDYLLLSYVLYHQGLVPPHIAAGINLNFWPAGPIFRRLGAFFIRRTFKGNKLYSTVFREYLGELFSRGYSVEYFVEGVAPAPVVCSTRKPGRSR is encoded by the coding sequence ATGTCCGGCTGGCCACGAATTTACTACAAATTACTTAATTTACCATTAAGCGTACTGGTAAAAAGTAAGTCTATCCCGGCGGAACCTGCGCTGGAATTAGGGCTCGATACCTCGCGTCCTATTATGTACGTTTTGCCTTATAACTCGAAGGCAGACTTACTGACGCTGCGCGCCCAATGTCTGGCGCACGATTTACCGGATCCTTTGGAACCCCTGGAAATCGACGGCACTCTCCTTCCTCGCTATGTGTTTATCCACGGCGGGCCGCGCGTGTTTACCTATTACACGCCGAAAGAAGAGTCGATCAAACTGTTCCACGACTATCTTGATCTGCACCGCAGTAACCCCGATCTGGATGTCCAGATGGTGCCAGTGTCGATCATGTTTGGTCGTCGTCCAGGGCGTCAAAAAGGCGACGAGAATCCACCATTGCGCATGCTTAACGGCGTGCAAAAATTCTTTGCCGTGTCATGGTTGGGCCGCGATAGTTTTGTTCGTTTCTCGCCGTCTGTGTCGTTACGACGCATGGCGGATGAGCATGGCACCGATAAAATCATTGCCCAAAAACTGGCACGCGTTGCACGTATGCACTTCGCCCGTCAGCGTTTAGCGGCTGTGGGGCCACGATTGCCTGCGCGTCAGGATCTGTTCAACAAACTGCTGGCGTCCAAAGCGATTGCCCGCGCAGTTGAAGACGAAGCGCGAAGCAAGAAAATCTCTCATGAGAAAGCGCAGCAAAACGCTATCGCACTGATGGAAGAGATTGCGGCGAACTTCTCTTACGAGATGATCCGACTGTCTGACCGTATTCTGAGCTTCACCTGGAACCGTCTGTACCAAGGGATTAACGTTCATAACGCCGAGCGTGTGCGCCAGTTGGCCCACGACGGTCATGAGATTGTCTACGTGCCCTGCCACCGCAGCCACATGGATTATCTGCTGCTCTCCTACGTGCTCTATCATCAGGGGCTGGTTCCGCCGCATATTGCTGCGGGGATCAACCTGAATTTCTGGCCAGCAGGTCCGATTTTCCGCCGTTTGGGCGCATTCTTTATTCGTCGTACCTTTAAGGGCAACAAGCTCTATTCAACGGTGTTCCGCGAATATCTGGGCGAACTGTTCAGCCGTGGCTATTCCGTCGAATACTTTGTTGAAGGGGTCGCTCCCGCACCGGTCGTCTGCTCGACCCGAAAACCGGGACGCTCTCGATGA
- the ubiC gene encoding chorismate pyruvate lyase: MSHPALTQLRALRYFDQIPALSSEQLDWLLLEDSMTKRFEQHGKNVTVTLIQEGFVSADKVSSELPLLPKEERYWLREILLCADGEPWLAGRTVVPESTLSGPELALQQLGKTPLGRYLFTSSELTRDFIEIGRDADLWGRRSRLRLSGKPLMLTELFLPASPLY, from the coding sequence ATGTCACACCCTGCGCTAACGCAACTGCGTGCGCTGCGCTATTTTGACCAAATACCCGCGCTGAGCTCTGAGCAACTCGACTGGTTGCTGCTGGAAGATTCCATGACGAAACGTTTTGAGCAACACGGGAAAAACGTCACCGTGACGCTGATTCAGGAAGGATTTGTGTCCGCTGATAAGGTCTCCAGTGAGCTCCCGTTGTTGCCAAAAGAAGAACGCTACTGGCTGCGTGAAATTCTGCTGTGCGCGGACGGCGAACCCTGGCTTGCCGGGCGCACTGTCGTTCCGGAATCTACGCTTTCTGGCCCGGAACTGGCGCTGCAACAATTGGGTAAAACCCCGCTGGGACGCTACCTTTTTACGTCGTCCGAGCTCACCCGTGATTTTATTGAAATAGGGCGCGATGCCGATCTGTGGGGACGCCGTTCCCGCCTTCGCTTAAGCGGCAAACCGTTAATGCTGACGGAGCTGTTTTTGCCCGCATCGCCGTTGTACTAA
- the plsB_1 gene encoding glycerol-3-phosphate acyltransferase — MTIQAMLRGGTRPITLVPIYIGYEHVMEVGTYAKELRGATKEKESLPQMLRGLSKLRNLGQGYVNFGEPMPLMTYLNQHVPEWRESIDPIEAIRPAWLTPTVNNIAADLMVRINNAGAANAMNLCCTALLASRQRSLTREQLTEQLDCYLDMMRHVPYSTDSTVPSVTAGQLIDHALQMNKFEVEKDTIGDIIILPREQAVLMTYYRNNIAHMLMLPSLMAAIITQHRRISRQEILRHVEVLYPMLKAELFLRWSKDELAAELDKLTEEMLRQGLIAVKGDELHINPSRSRTLQLLAAGARETLQRYAITFWLLSANPSINRGTLEKESRTLAQRLSVLHGINAPEFFDKAVFSSLVLTLRDEGYISDTGDAEPGETMKVYQMLAELITSDVRLTIESATQDE; from the coding sequence ATGACCATTCAGGCCATGCTGCGCGGCGGCACACGTCCAATTACGCTGGTACCGATTTATATTGGTTACGAACACGTAATGGAAGTGGGCACGTACGCTAAAGAGCTACGCGGCGCGACAAAAGAAAAAGAGAGCTTACCGCAGATGCTGCGTGGTCTGAGCAAGCTGCGTAATCTCGGTCAGGGCTACGTAAACTTTGGCGAACCGATGCCGCTGATGACGTATCTGAACCAGCATGTGCCGGAATGGCGAGAATCTATCGATCCGATCGAAGCCATTCGCCCGGCGTGGTTGACGCCTACGGTAAACAATATCGCTGCCGATTTGATGGTGCGTATTAACAACGCGGGCGCGGCTAACGCCATGAACCTGTGCTGTACCGCGCTGCTGGCCTCTCGTCAGCGCTCACTGACACGCGAACAGCTGACCGAACAGCTCGATTGTTATCTCGACATGATGCGTCATGTTCCGTACTCAACGGACTCAACCGTGCCGTCTGTGACGGCGGGTCAATTGATCGACCATGCGCTGCAAATGAACAAGTTCGAGGTCGAGAAGGACACGATTGGTGACATCATCATTCTGCCGCGCGAGCAGGCGGTGTTGATGACGTACTATCGCAACAATATCGCGCATATGCTGATGCTACCGTCGTTGATGGCTGCCATCATCACTCAGCACCGTCGTATTTCCCGTCAGGAGATACTGCGTCATGTTGAAGTGCTTTACCCGATGTTGAAAGCGGAGTTGTTCCTGCGCTGGAGCAAAGACGAGCTGGCAGCAGAGCTGGATAAACTGACCGAAGAGATGCTCCGTCAGGGGCTGATCGCGGTGAAAGGCGATGAGCTTCATATCAATCCGTCACGTTCTCGCACGCTTCAACTGCTGGCCGCAGGCGCGCGTGAGACGCTGCAACGCTACGCCATCACCTTCTGGCTGCTGAGCGCCAACCCGTCCATTAACCGTGGAACGCTGGAAAAAGAGAGCCGCACCCTAGCTCAGCGTTTGTCTGTGCTGCACGGCATCAACGCACCTGAATTCTTCGATAAAGCGGTGTTTAGCTCACTGGTGCTGACGCTGCGTGACGAAGGCTATATCAGCGATACCGGAGATGCCGAGCCTGGCGAAACCATGAAGGTTTACCAGATGCTGGCGGAACTGATTACGTCTGATGTGCGTTTGACGATTGAGAGCGCAACGCAGGACGAGTAA
- the ubiA gene encoding 4-hydroxybenzoate octaprenyltransferase has protein sequence MEWSLTQDKLLAFHRLMRTDKPIGALLLLWPTLWALWVAAPGLPPLWILAVFVAGVWLMRAAGCVVNDYADRKFDGHVKRTANRPLPSGQVSEKEARTLFVVLVALSFLLVLTLNTMTILLSVAALALAWVYPFMKRYTHLPQVVLGAAFGWSIPMAFAAVSESVPLSCWLMFLANILWAVAYDTQYAMVDRDDDLKIGIKSTAILFGRHDKLIIGILQVAVLALMVVIGRLNGLNWEFYWSVLVAGLLFAYQQKLIAKRDREACFKAFLNNNYVGLVLFLGLVMSYWS, from the coding sequence ATGGAGTGGAGTCTGACGCAGGACAAGCTGCTGGCTTTTCACCGTCTGATGCGAACGGATAAACCGATCGGAGCCTTGCTGCTGCTATGGCCAACGCTTTGGGCACTGTGGGTCGCGGCTCCCGGTTTGCCACCGCTATGGATCCTGGCGGTATTTGTGGCGGGCGTGTGGTTGATGCGGGCTGCGGGCTGCGTGGTGAATGATTATGCCGATCGCAAGTTTGACGGACACGTTAAACGCACGGCCAATCGCCCACTGCCCAGCGGTCAGGTTTCTGAAAAAGAGGCACGGACGCTGTTTGTGGTGCTGGTTGCACTCTCTTTCCTGCTGGTGCTCACGCTTAATACCATGACGATTTTGCTCTCGGTGGCAGCGCTGGCGTTGGCATGGGTGTATCCGTTCATGAAACGCTATACCCATTTGCCACAGGTGGTGCTTGGGGCAGCGTTTGGCTGGTCGATTCCAATGGCGTTTGCTGCCGTCAGTGAGTCCGTGCCGCTGAGCTGCTGGCTGATGTTTCTCGCCAATATCCTGTGGGCGGTGGCCTACGACACTCAGTACGCGATGGTTGACCGTGATGATGACCTGAAAATCGGCATCAAATCGACGGCGATTTTATTCGGCCGTCACGACAAGCTGATTATTGGAATATTGCAGGTCGCCGTGCTGGCGCTAATGGTCGTCATTGGTCGTCTGAACGGGCTGAACTGGGAGTTTTACTGGTCGGTACTGGTGGCGGGATTGTTGTTTGCGTATCAGCAAAAGCTGATCGCAAAGCGCGATCGTGAAGCCTGCTTTAAAGCCTTCCTGAATAATAACTACGTTGGCCTGGTGCTGTTTTTAGGTCTGGTGATGAGTTACTGGTCTTAG